In the genome of Denticeps clupeoides chromosome 13, fDenClu1.1, whole genome shotgun sequence, one region contains:
- the lsm4 gene encoding U6 snRNA-associated Sm-like protein LSm4, producing the protein MLPLSLLKTAQNHPMLVELKNGETYNGHLVSCDNWMNINLREVICTSRDGDKFWRMPECYIRGSTIKYLRIPDEIIDMVKEEVVSKGRGRGGMQQNKQQGKGRGGGAGRGVFGGRGRGMSGAGRGQQQEKKPGKPQGGKNQH; encoded by the exons ATG TTACCCCTCTCTCTGCTGAAGACTGCGCAGAACCACCCGATG TTGGTGGAGCTGAAGAATGGAGAAACCTATAATGGTCACTTGGTGAGCTGTGATAACTGGATGAATATCAACCTGCGAGAGGTCATTTGCACCTCCAgg GATGGTGACAAGTTCTGGAGAATGCCAGAATGCTACATCCGAGGGAGCACCATTAAGTACCTGCGCATCCCGGATGAGATCATTGATatggtgaaggaggaggtggtgtctAAAGGGCGTGGTCGTGGAGGCATGCAGCAGAACAAGCAGCAAGGGAAGGGTAGAGGAGGCGGAGCTGGAAGAG GAGTGTTTGGTGGGCGGGGTAGAGGCATGTCTGGAGCTGGCCGTGGGCAACAGCAGGAGAAGAAACCCGGCAAACCACAAGGGGGTAAAAACCAGCACTGA
- the rab3ab gene encoding RAB3A, member RAS oncogene family, b, with protein MASATDSRYGQKESSDQNFDYMFKILIIGNSSVGKTSFLFRYADDSFTPAFVSTVGIDFKVKTIYRNDKRIKLQIWDTAGQERYRTITTAYYRGAMGFILMYDITNEESFNAVQDWSTQIKTYSWDNAQVLLVGNKCDMEDERVVASERGRQLSEHLGFEFFEASAKDNINVKQTFERLVDIICEKMSESLDAADPAVTGAKQGPQLTEQPAAPHQDCAC; from the exons ATGGCCTCAGCTACAGACTCTCGCTATGGACAGAAGGAGTCCTCTGACCAGAACTTCGACTATATGTTCAAGATTCTCATCATAGGCAACAGCAGTGTAGGCAAAACCAGCTTTCTGTTCCGTTACGCTGACGATTCCTTCACTCCTGCGTTTGTCAGCACAGTGGGCATCGATTTTAAGGTGAAGACAATCTACAGGAATGACAAGAGGATCAAGCTGCAGATCTGG gacacagcagggcaggaacGCTACAGGACCATCACTACAGCATACTACAGGGGAGCCATGGGATTCATCCTCATGTATGACATCACCAACGAGGAGTCCTTCAATGCTGTGCAGGACTG GTCCACCCAAATTAAGACCTACTCCTGGGACAATGCTCAGGTCCTGCTTGTAGGAAACAAATGCGACATGGAGGACGAAAGGGTGGTGGCATCTGAGAGGGGAAGGCAGCTCTCAGAACACCTGG gttTCGAATTTTTTGAGGCCAGTGCCAAAGACAACATCAATGTTAAGCAGACGTTCGAGAGGCTAGTGGACATCATCTGTGAGAAGATGTCCGAGAGCCTGGATGCTGCTGACCCTGCAGTCACCGGGGCCAAGCAGGGACCCCAGCTCACAGAGCAGCCTGCAGCCCCGCACCAGGACTGTGCATGCTAA